ATTGGCAACCTCTTGCTCGGATTTGCTGACCAGCACTTCATCGGGGCCAACGCTGGGCGAGATAAAGGTTGGTTCAACTCGCAGCGCCTCGGCAAAACAGCGCTGAGCCAATTCGTGAGCACCATGGGCTTGGTGCATCAAACCCATGTAATACAAAGGCTCGCCAGCGTAAGGCCGCAATTCACGGGCCGAGGTAAAGTGAATATAGGCGCGGCCAGCATCATCGAGCATTTGATAGGCACGACCAAGCGCAAAATGGGCCTCGTACAAGCCATTATTATGCTCAAGGGCTTCTTTGAATGCACCGATTGCCCGATCAATCTGGCGCATCGCGCCGAAGGCCACACCTAAATTGTAGTGGGCTTCAGCTAATTGCGGGTCGGTTTGTACCGATTCCAAATATTCGCGCTGAGCAGTTGGCCAATCATCTTGAAAAGCACAAGCATTGCCAATATACAGATAAATAATCGCCCGTTCGCGATCGTAGATTTGCGATTTCTCATCGCCTTCAACATAGGCAGCGATTAATGCAGTTTTAAAATGCTCGATTGCATCAGGATAATTGGCGGCCAAATAGGCTTTGATCCCGCGCCCAAACGCAGCACCCAAGCGCGTTCCAGCCATAAAACGCTCGCTCCCAGCAAAGGTATCGAGGTCCAGCGGCATTACATTCAAAGTGTCAACATTGGTAGTCATAACAGTTCCCTTAGGACGATCCTTTGGTGGATTGAAGCAAGCGATATTCTTCGATCACTGGGCGCAATTGCGCTTGGAGTTCACGGGCAATCCCACGGCCAAATTGGCTGGATACCATTTCATTCAGCGGGCGCAACAATTCTAAACATTGGTCGGGTGTACGGGTTGTGCCCACCAAACTCAAGGCTTGCCACCACTCGTCAGCTGTGATTGGCCCAACCACATCGGCCACGATGCTATGCATTTCATCGAGCAAGTTTGCCAAGCGCCGCCGGACTAGCACCATCGTCACATCATCGTGTTTAAGCTGGCCTTGAGTCCATGCCCGAACTTCGCTGAGCACGCGGGCCATCAAGGCGCGAGGCTTGAGATGGCCAACTGCTTGTAATAGGCTTTGAAAGCGTGGGTAGCCATACAATACTTGGTGTTCATTGGTCGCTTCAACAATGCCATCAGTGTACAACATGACCGAATCGCCATAGTTCAGTTGTAAGATGGATTCACTATAACAATCAATTTCCATAACCCCAAGCGGCACACCTGACGTTTCGATTTCAATCACTTGATTATTGATCACAATCAGATAATTGTGACCAGCATTCGCCAAGTGCATCATGCCCGTTTGCGGGTCGATTAAGGCATACAGCATCGTAACCATGCCTTGGGGCATTTCTTCGATCAAAATATTATTCACGGCTGCTAAGGTTTGGCCTGGTGATTGGCCGCGCCGCACTTCAGCCCGAAATACCGTTCGCGCCACCGCCATCCGCAATGCTGCGGGTAAGCCTTTGCCGCTGACATCGCCAATCATAATGCCCTGGGTACCATTGACCGCCAGAAAATCGTAGAGGTCGCCGCCAAGCTCACGCGCTGGCAATGAGACCGCGCTCATTTCCCAGCCAGGCAGACGTGGCACGGTTTCGAGCATCAAGCCCTGTTGCAAATCGCGTGCCAATTGCAAATCTTGTTCCAACTCAGCTTGGCGTTGGTCGATCACTGGCGCTGCGGGCGGCGTTGGCACTGGTGGCTCAAGCGCAACCGCCACACGACCTTGGGCGCGGTGACTGAGCAGTGAACTATAGATTGCTGATTGTGCTTTTTGCATAGTTTTAGAATGTTCCTTGGCTGGCTTCTAATCCGCCAATCCAGCGTTCACAAGCAGAACGCAACCACCCCACGGCGATTCCATCGATTACGGTGCTACTTGAATGGTGCGCCAATTTGCGCAAGGCATGTTGATAATAACGTAAGGCGGCGGTTGACCGCCCTTGATGGCGATAACTTTCAGCTAAATGAAAGGCAATCGTCGGCGAATCAGGCACCAAATAGCTGGCTCGCTCAAGATAATTGATCGCTTTATCCCATGCGCCTTGGTTGAGTTCGATCATCCCCAGCACCACATAGGCAGCATCTTGTAGCACATCAAGCTCTAAAGCACGCCGCGCCTCAGCCGCCGCTTGCTCATGTTGGCCAAGATCGGCGTGTAGTTGTGCGGCTAAAGCCAAAATTGCTGGCTGGCGTTGGTTGGGTGCAATACTCGCCAACAGGCTTAATCCACGTCGCTGCTGACCTTGACCGCGCAATTTCCGTGCTTCATCCAATAAGCTCGTCACATCGGGCGGCTTACTTGGGCTAGCTGGCGCTAATGGCCGTGTGCTTGGGCGGGGCCGCGCTAGTGCTGGTTCGGCTGGCTTATTCAGCGGCTTGGTAATTGGCCGTTCGCTCAAGTTGGGGCGTGGTTTGGGCTGACCATCGCCTTTACGATAGATAAATGCCCCAGCTACCTCGACCGTTTCAAAGCGATCAAAAATGCCCCACAGCGATTCGGAAAAGCCCAAGAGCAAATAGCCACCAACCGCCATCGCCGCATAAATCCGTTCGATCAATTGGCGACATGTTTCCAGCTGAAAATAGATCGTGACATTCTGGCAAAATACCACATCAAGCTGATAGGCCCAATGTGGTAGGGCATCGAGCAAATTGTGCTGCTCAAATTGTACCAAGGATCGCACGGCTTCGCTGACGCGCAAGGCTCCGTTGGCTTGCTGCTCAAACCATTGTCTGTAGTCGGCTTGCACATTGGCCAGCGAACGCCCACGATACTCGGCGGTGATCGCTCGCTCCAAGGGCACATTGCTCAAATCGGTGGCCCAAATCGAAATCGGGCGGCTCGGCGGATTGCCCCATTGCTGCAAGCCAACCATGGCCATACTATAGGGTTCCTCGCCAGTTGAGCAGCCAGCACTCCAACAACGCAATGGCCGCAAGGGCGAACGCGAACGCTGCAATTCAGGAAAAATATGCTCACGCAACGCCCGAAAATGAGCTGGGTTACGAAAAAACTGGGTCTCGTGATTGGCCAAGCGTTCGGCCAACCATTGCAACTCGCTGCCATTGGTCGGGTCTTGAATCCGCAATGTATAGGCAGCGGGGCTAATCTGCAACTGCCGATAACGCTCCTGAACCAGCATGCGGCCTTGGCGCATACGACTATCATCGAGATATAAGCCAGCCCGTTGAGCTAGATAATCGCGGATGATCATCCACTGTTCAGTGCTCAACTCGCTCATCGACGTTCAGTTTCGCTGAGCAACGCCACCAACCGTGGCGCAATCAGATCAGCAGCTAAAAATTCCATGGCAGCCCCAGCTTCCTCTGCCGCCCGTGGCATGCCCCAAATCGCGCTAGTGGCTCGATCTTGGGCGATAGTGCGTGCCCCAGATCGGCGTAAAGCCAACAAGCCTTGGGCTCCATCGCGGCCCATACCTGTCAACAAGACCCCAATCGTCTGTTTGGGCAAGACTTTGGCAGCTGATTGCATCGTCACATCGACCGATGGATAGAGCAAATTATCGGGTTCGGTTTCCAAATGCACCGTCCAGTTAGCATCAACCCGCAAATGGTGGGTATCGGGCGCAACATAGACATGGCCATTTTTCAAGCTGCCACGATGTTGAGCCAATTCCACCGTCAAGGGCGAATGATTGTCCAACCAGTCTACCATTGTACCAACAAATCCCTCGGCGATGTGCTGCACAATGATAATGCTTGCGGGGATGCTCGCAGGCAGGCTATGCAGGAGTTTGTATAACACACGCGGGCCGCCAGTTGAAGCCCCAACCACAATTAGCCAGCGTTGGCTTGGTGGGCTAGCCGAGGCCAATAACAAGGGAATATTGGTTTCGGTGGTTGGCGATTTGCGCCGCCGCCCGCGCAGGTGGGTCACAACTTTAACCCGTGAAAGCACCTTGACCCGATCCAACAGCCGCATGCGATTGGCTTCGCCTTGGGCTAAGGTCAGGTCGGTAGGTTTTTCCCAAACTTCCAAGGCTCCAGCGTTGAGCATTTGAAAGGTTAAATTGCGATCATGGCGAGTCAGTGATGAGGTGATCACCAAAATTGGCGTAGGATGATAGGCCATAATTTCTTCGGTGGCCTGCAAACCATCCATCACCGGCATGCGCACATCCATTGTGATAATATCCGGCTGCAATGCTGCCACCAATTGCACCGCCTCACGGCCATCACGGGCCTCGCCAACCACCTGAATCGTTGGATCACTGGCTAAAATAGTGCTGATGACTCGGCGCGAAACCGCCGAGTCATCGACAACTAACACTCGAATTGGTGCAAGCGGCCCTGTCATCATTACATACCCAACAACAGTTTGACTCGATTGGGCAAATCGAGCAAATCAAGATCTTTGTTGAGATAATCGTCAACTCCAGCTTCAAAACCGGCCCGTTTGTCATCCATCGAAGTCAACATGATAATCGGCAGTTCTTCGAATAAAGGATTGGCACGTAACTGACGGCAAACCTCATAGCCATCAATCCCAGGCATCTGCACATCCAACACCACCAAATCGGGCGTGAGATCGCCGATTTTTTGCAGCGCTTCCTCGCCGCTATAGGCCAAATCGACAGCATAGCCATACATTTCCAGCCGCATTTTGACAATATCGGTAACCAGTTTGCTATCGTCAACAACTAAGATACGTTCACTCATTGAAAAACTCCTCGCAGGGGAATATAGGCCTTCAGGGCTGCGCTACTTTAGCGGCCAAGTAATTGATGAATCGTTTCGAGCAAGTTGCTTTGATCAAACTGGCTTTTGACGATATAGGCTTGTGCCCCAGCCAACAAGCCTTCGCGTCGATCGCTATCGCGGGCCAAGCTGGTGATAATGATAATTGGCAGTTGGCGCAAACGTTCATGGGCACGCACACGGCGGGTTAGCTCAAAGCCAGTTAGCAACGGCATTTCAACATCGCTTACCAGCAGATCGTAGGAATTGTGATTGAGCTTGTCAAGCGCATCTTGGCCGTTAATTGCGGTTTCAACCACATAGCCCGCCGATTGCAGCATTGAGCGTAGTAGTTCGCGGGTGGTAAATGAATCTTCCGCAACCAATAATTTGGCAGGCTGGAGCTTGGTTGGCGCTGGCAAGGCGACTGGTTTGCCCCATTCACGCGCCCGCGCCGCAATCGCCAAGGGATTGAGCACCAACACCAAACGCCCATCAGGCAGGGCAATCGCGCCAGTGCATAATCGCTGTTCATGCAACAATGCGCCCAATGATTTAACCACGACCTCACGTTCATCGACCAATTTATCGACCAATAAGGCCAATGGGCGATTAGCTGGTCCCAAAATCACCAAGTTGGAAATATCCGATGGTTGCGGCAAGGGGCCACGCTGCTCAAGCAAGGGCGCAAGCGCTACAATGCTCACGCTGCGCTCATCGACCCGCACGGTTGGCCGCCCTTCGACGGTCTGAATTTGCCCGCCAGCAACCCGCCGTCCACCTAAACAAGCGGTCGAAGGCAAAGCATAGGTTGTGCCAGCCACATCAAACAATAACACGCGGGTGGTCAACAAAGTAATTGGCAAAATTAGCGTAAATGTTGTGCCTTGGCCGAGCACCGAATGCACATCAACCCGCCCGCCAACCTCGGTCACTGCTGCCCGAACCACATCCATGCCCACGCCACGGCCTGAAACATCGGTGATGATTGCGCTGGTGGAAAAACCAGGCTGCCAGATTAACTCCAAAGCTTCTTCATCACGCAAGCGAGCCGCCGCATCAGCCTCGATAATTCCGCGTTTAATCGCGGTTGCCCGAATTACCGCTGGATCGATCCCACGGCCATCGTCACTGATGATGATTTCAATCGTGCCGCCCAACGAGCGAGCTTCTAGCCGTAAAGTGGCTTCAGCAGGCTTTTTGGCTTTAACCCGATCATCGGGATTTTCGATGCCATGATCAAGTGCGTTGCGCACTAAATGTACCAACGGATCAGCCATTAACTCAATCACTTTGCGGTCGGCCTCGGTGGTTTCGCCTTCGGTGATTAAGTTAACTTCTTTGCCCAACGAACGAGCCAGCTCGCGCACGGCACGCGGAATTGGCGCAAATAAACCAGCAACTGGTTGCAAACGGGTCGCCATCACCTCGGCTTCAAGTTCATCGACCAAGGCCTCGCTGGCAGCGCTATGGCTGCTCCAACGCTCGGTTAGCAAACGCAACTGATTGCGAGTCGATTGGGCTAAATTTTGCAATTGGCTGGCCAATTCGCTGGCCTCGCGCCGTTGCTGAAAGGTCACACGTTGGCCAGTCAAGCGTTCGCTCAATTGTTGGCTCAGACGCTCACTTTTGGTCAATAATTTATCCAAAGCCTCAAGATCAGCGACATGCTCAAGGTGCAATTGGCGGGTCACTACCAACTCACCCGCCGTATTCAACAAGCGATCTAAGCGCGAAATTGGCACACGCACCGTCGAACGGGTACTACTCACGGGCTTGGGGGCTTCGGCTGCGGCTGATTTTTTGGGTTTAGGCTTAGCAACCACTGGTTCAGACTTAGGTTGCTCAAGCACCACTGGCGCTGGCGCTGGTTCTGGTTCGGCCACAGGCGCGACAATTGGCGCAGCTTTGGGTGTTGCTGGAGCCGCAGGCAACGTTTCGCCAGCCGCCAAGGCATTCAATTGCTCCACCAACTGATCAACGTTGGGATCGGTTGGCGGTGGCTCATTAACTTGGGAATTCAGCACTAGCAGCACATCAGCACTGGACAGCAGCACATCGTTAATGCTCGAATTCATGGCCAACATGCCACTGCGCAAGGCTGAAAGCAAACTTTCCATGGTATGCGCCAGACGACCCATATCAACTTGGCCCAGCATGCGAGCCGAGCCTTTGATCGTATGCGCCGCCCGAAAAATCGTATCAATCGCTTCGCGATCGCCTGGGTTTGACTCCAAGGCCAATAAGCCTGTGGTCAAGGCCCGCACATTCTCTTCAGTTTCTTCGCGAAACTGGCCAAAAAATGCTGATAAATCAAAACCGCCCATGCGATAGCTCCTCGCTTAGCGTGTATGTGCCTCGATGTTGACCAACGAATGCAAGCGATTTGCAATCGCGGTGAGTTTGGATGCGGCATCGGCAGTTTGGCGCGAACCAGCCGCCGTTTGACGTGAGACTTCGGCAATTTCACGCATGGTTTCAACAACTTGCTCCGATGCAGTTTGTTGTTGAGCGGTTGCTAGGCTAATTTCTTGGGCTAATTGGGCGGTATGTTCGCCCAAAACCACGATTGAATCCATCTCTTGACCAGCGCGATGGGCCAAACTGACCCCTTGTTCGACTTCTTTAACGCTCTCTTCGGTGGCTAGCACTGAGGCATTAGTTGCAGCCTGAATTTCGGCAATCACATCTTTGACTTCACGTGAAGCGGCCAATGTACGATTAGCCAAACTCTTGACTTCGGCGGCAACCACCGCAAATCGCCGACCATGCTCGCCAGCCCCAGCCGCTTCGATCGCCGCATTCAAGGCCAACAAGTGCGTTTCATCGGAAACATCATCGATCAAAGCAATAATTTCGCTGATATGATGCGAACGTTCGCCCAAACTCAAAACCCGCGAAGAAACCTCTTGCACCCGTTGCTTGATTCGCTCCATACCTTGAATTGCTTCATCAACCGATTGCTGGCCCATCGCCAACGAGGTCAAGGTTTGTTGAGCAGCAATGCTGACTTGATCTGAGGCACTGGCGATTTGTCGCGCGGTAAAGCCCAATTCTTCAATGGTTGATGAAACTTCTGCGACTGCTGAGGCCTGTTCCGTCGCCCCTGAAGCTTGTTGCTGCGAGGCTGCCGATAATTCAGTGGCGGCAAATGACAGATCAGTGCCAAGCTCAATCTGCTGAATATTTTTCTCGATCAATTGTTCATTGGCCCGCATCAGGTCGGAAGTCCATTGCTCGCTCTTGAGTGAATATTCACCTAAAGCCCGGCTAAAAATGGTGGTCAGCACAATCGTCGTGGCCAAACCAACAAAAAACAGCACTGCTCCAACGCCATACACCCCAGCATTATTAGCGGCAGTCAGGGTTGTTACCTGAAATGATGCAAGGCTATCTTTGAGTAGCAGCAACATCCCATAGGCCAAGGTAATCGAAACCCCATAGGCCACAATTTCACGCCAAGTTGCCACCAAGCCCACGATAAATAGCATCACCAGCAATAACGAGACGATCAGACTTTGATCAATGCCACCATAGCGCACGGCACAAGCCAAGGCTGCCAACGAAATCGTGCCAATTAAAACATAGGTCGCAATTTGATCTTGGCCTTGCCGAATCATGCGCAAACTGAGCAAGGCAATTAACCAAACCGCCCCCATCGAGACGAATAAAACCCCAAGGGCATTCCATAATTGCGGATTATTGCGCTCGTAAATCCACGCCACCAAGACCACTAAAAAAGGCACGACCAAGGCAGCCAAGGCGACAATCCGCATAATCACGCGGCGGCGATCAGTCAAATTCGTAAAATCGAGCGAGAAAAGCGAACCTAAATTCGCCATGAGCAGACTCCTTGGCACTGGTCTAGCGCTTGGCATGTACCAGCACAAACAGTTCAAGATCAAGCATGAGGCATGGACGGTCATCGAGCATAATAATGCCCAAAATGCTGGGGTCGAGCAAGCTATCGGAAACTAAACTTGGCAGTGGTTGCAGGCTCAAGGCTGTGCTAATTGGGTCGCCCAATTGATCGACTACCACGCCCATGGCTGTTTGCCCAACCACAAATAAGGCTAAGCGATTGGCTTGTTGGCCAATTGGCTGCTGGAGCCACTGATTTAAGTCAATGACATCGATTGAATTGCTTTGCTGAATCACGCTGCTAATTGGTTGCCCAGTATTCGCAACATAATCCACACCAACCAAAGCAGTTTGGCGAATCAAGACCGTTTGATCGCCAACATTGACTGGATACAGATCGCTGACAACTGCCGGATTAACCATTGATCGACCCAAGCAAGGCATTAAGATCAAGCCAAGTTGCAAAACCAAACGGCGTTGGCAGCAAGCCTCGGCTAGCAACTGTCCCACGATGGGGAGTTGGCTCGGCCAAACTCACATTCAGCATCAACATATCGATCACCTGATCAACCGCAATTGCACAATCGATCTGTTCGTGAACGAGCAAAAAGCGACTGCGCCGGGTTGGGGTAATCGGCTTCATGCCTAAAACCACCCGCATATCAACCACCGTCAGCAAAACCCCGCGCTGATTGATAATGCCCATAATGGCTGTGGCAGTGCCTGGAATTCGGGTTGGATTGCGCCAACGTTCGATGCCACGCGCCTGCTCAACTGGCAAGGCAAACCGTTCTTGATCGAGGATAAAAACCACAAATTGCGCCAATTGATCCTCAACTTGGCTCACAACAGGCTCCCGCATGATTCAATAATGGTTGTATGGCTCAATTGAGCAGCAACCAAGCATTGAATCATCACAAATGGCGCGTTCTAAAGCAGCAAATCGTAGCTTAGCATAGTCGCAAGGTAGCCCAACTGTCAAGCGTACTAAAGCAAGTAATTTATAAGGATGAGGGATGAGGGGTCAGGTTTCAGGGGCGAGGGCTAGAAGTTCATGCAGAGCCACTAAGAAGGAGGAATTATGAGGGATGAAAGCAACCATCAAAAATTGAGGATCACGCTATTCAACGCAGAGGCGCAGAGAAAAATGAGGGAACAGATGTCAGGGTCAGCAGAAATTGGGACTTTGGGATAAGCAACCTTCGTGGCCTTCGTGCTCTTCGTGGATCAAAATAATCTTCGTGCCCTTCGTGGATCAAAACTATGAGCCTGATCCCCGATCCCTAACCCCTGATCCCTAACACCTATGCCCGATAGGCTTGCAATTGGTTGATTAAATTGCGGCCAGTAATGGGCTTGGCAAGGCTTAGGCGACCAGTGGTGCGGGGTTGGGGCAGGTCGGTCAGCAAAATATAATTCTGATGATCGCGGCAATTGAGCGTATTGCTGTGCTCGGTTGAAATTGCTTCATCAAGGATGATAAATTCTGGTTGATATTGCTCGTTCAGTTGAGCAGCGAGGGTGCAGGAATCGGCTTCGTAGACTGTATAGCCTGCCCGGCGAAGATGATATTTCATAAGCGTTCGGGTGATCCAATCGGGATCAACCAGCAAAACAGTCTTTAGCATACTTAACATCCTTATAGTGATGGATCATTTGGGCAACCATCACCACCACTATAAGAATGTAAGTTTACGAGTAAGATTACAAGCCGCGCCGTGGTTGCACGTCGAACACGTAACCCACGCCTCGCACGGTTTTTAAGTAGATTGGCTTGGATGGGTTGTCCTCAAGTTTGGTGCGCAACGAGCGAATTCGCACCCACAACGAGGATTGATCGCCCTCTTCGCCCAAACCCCAAGCCTTACGCAACAGGGTCGTGGTTGCCACCGCCACAGTTGGAGTTTGCAACAGCAAATACAACACCCGTAGCTCAATCGGCTCCAACGGAATCGCCTCGCCTTTGCGCAACAGAATATGTTGACCAAAATTGACTGAAAGATCTTCGTCAATTACGACCAACTCGCCCGGATGCAAGCCACCTTCATACGATTTAGTCAGCAGCTTGTTAACCCGCGCTCGCAATTCAGGGTAGCGGTAGGGCTTGGTCATATAATCATCGGCATGCTGTTCGAGGCCGCGCACGGTGGTAGCCTCATCGGAAATTGAGGTCAGCATAATCACTGGAATTTCCACATAGCGCCGCAAACGGTCTGACAACTCAAAACCGGTCATGCCAGGCATCATCAAATCGAGAATCGCCAGATCAGGCCATGAACTTTCAACCATCGTTAGCGCCGATTGGCCTGATTCTGCCGCCATCACCTCAAAACCATCGTTAAGCAAATTGCTCACGAGCGTGCGGCGAATAATCGTGTCATCATCAACTACAAGAATACGCCATCGTGCTGGCATCGGGTGTTACTCCTTCCAAGGTAGCTGCACGGTGACAGTCGTCCCCTTGCCTACTTGGCTATCTACGCTAATTGTGCCGCCATGAGCACCAACTGCTAAATTACAAAAGGTCAAGCCCAACCCAGTGCCCCGTGATTGGGCTGTAGTACGGCCTTGATAAAATTTATCGAAAATATGCGGAATATCTTCGGCAGCAATTCCCTGCCCCGTATCGCTCACGTTCAGGGTAATCAGTTGCTGCACTTGATCAATCGTGCCAACGACGCGAATTGTACCACCTGGTCGCGTCCATTTGATGCCATTGCTCACCAAATTGGCCAATACCCGTACCATTTTATGCTCATCAAGCACCACCAATGGTTCAGCTGGTAGATCAAGTTCAAAGCTCAGTTGTTGCTCAACCGTGATCCCCAAGACTTGCTCACTCAACAATTCACCCAAACGTTGCAGGCTGGTGGTTTCTTGGCTAAGCATCAAGCGGCCTGCCTCAGCCTTATACACATCGAGCAAATCATCAATCAGGCGTTGTTGGGCAGCTCCGGCTCGAAAACCAAGCTCGACAAACAATTTGCCATCATCATCAAGTTGGGTGGTCATCAAGGCATCAAAGCAGCCAACCATGCCCGCCAACGGTGCGCGTAAGTCGTGGGTCAGCATCTGAATAAAACCATCGCGGCTATCTTCAGCTTCGCGCAAACGGGTGTAAACCGCAGCGTTGGTTAAGGCGACGCTTAATTGATCAGTCAGGGCTTTGATCAAGGTTTCTAGCTCGGTGCGGAAGAAATTGCGCTGAGGATGCACCAAGATAAACACCCCAATGATCGTATTTTGGGCATAATTATGCAATGGCAAGGCCAGTGCCGAGCCAATTTCCTCACGATCATCATAAAAATGCTTCCAGCGGGGATCATTCTGGGCATCTTCGACAATTTGGACTTCGCCAGTACGCAAGGCATATGAAGCCAAGCCTTCACGCAACACCGCCTGAATCGCTTGCTCAGCCTCGGCAGGCGGCAAATGTGGCCGAAACAAGATCCGCCGCCAAACCCGATTTTGATCATCGAGCAGCAACACGCTACCACGGCTGGCTCCCAGCAGTTCATTGATCGCATTCAAGGCTTCGGGCAGCACTTGATCAATATCCAATGAGCGATGCAAGGTTTGCGAAACCCGATAGAGAAAGCGCAAACGTTCTTGTTCACGATGCAATGCCCGCCGTGTATGCTTCAGGCGCAGCAGCACCCGCATTCGAGCCAACAATTCATCACGATTAACGGGCTTGGTAACGTAATCATCAGCGCCCAAATCCAAACCAGTTACCGTGTCGGCGGTGGTTTGTTTGGCCGAAACAAAGATAATTGGAATAAATGGCAGATGATTGCGCTCACGAATTGCCTGAAGCGTTTGATAGCCATCCATCTCCGGCATCATCACGTCAAGCAAAATCAAATCGGGGACTTGTTGTTCGAGCATGGTCAAGGCTTCGAAGCCGCTACGAGCACAGGCAGTGGCATAACCAGCGCGTTCCAACATCCGCTGTAACACCATCACATTGGTGGTTTGATCATCCACAATCAAAATTAGTTCGGGTGTTGCTTGCATTCCTGTGCTCCATGCGCTGAAAATTACGAAGCTGACGCTAGCTCAGAAAGTTCCATCCAGCGTTCGTAGCTTTGTTCTAAGCTTTGGCTGACCTGCTCAAGTTCATTGTGCAAACGGGTATAGGCTTGATAATCGCTGCCTGCATTATTCAATGCTTCATTCAATTCGTTTTGGCGGGCTTCCAGTTTGGCGATGGTTTTTTCGAGTTCGCTCAATTCGCGTTGCTCTTTGAAGCCCAGTTTACGCGGTTTTTGCTCGCGCGGGCGCTCTTGAGTTGACGGTTTGGTTACAGCTTTGAGCGCGGCTTGTTCGCGTTCGTAGACTTCACGATAAGCCGAGTAGTCGCCTGGAAAGTGGCGTACCTTGCCATCGCCCTCGAAAATCAGCAAATGATCAACCGTGTTATCGAGAAACGCCCGATCGTGCGAGACGATAATCACTGCACCATTAAATTGCTCAATATATTCTTCCAAAATCGCAATCGTCTGCACATCAAGATCGTTGCTGGGTTCGTCGAGCAGCAGCACATTGGGGTTACGCATCAAGGTTCGCAATAAATAAAGGCGGCGGCGTTCGCCCCCCGACAAGCTGTGGATATAATCCCAATGCTGATTATTGGGGAATAAGAAGCGCTCAAGCATTTGGCTGGCGGTACGCAAACCCTCGCCTGTTTGCACTAACTCAGCACCATCGCTGACATAATCAATCAAGCGTTGGTTGGGGTTGAGATCGCTGCTACTTTGATCGTAATAGGCCACATGGATGGTTTCACCCACCACCAATTCGCCGCTATCAGGCTGCAAACGGCCTGCGATTAAATTGAGTAAGGTCGATTTGCCAACCCCGTTGGGACCGATAATTCCCAAACGATCGTCGCGAGTAAGTTGATATTCAAAATTGTGCAGCAAGGTTTTGCCAGCAATTTGCTTATTTACCCCATGCATTTCGATCAGCTTTTTGCCAATCCGCCGTCCGCTCGATTCAAGCTCCAATGTGCCACGTTCTTGACGACGCTCTTGGTTGATCAAGGCATTGGCGCGATCAACGCGGGCTTGTTGTTTAGTGGTTCGGGCTTGCGCACCTTGACGCAGCCAAGCCAACTCACGGCGCACCTCGTTGCGATGGTCAAGTTCAGCCTTGGCGCGTTGGCGTTCGCGCTCAATTCGCTCGACCACAAAACGCTCGTAATTACCAGGGTAGGAAAAGAGTTGATGATCTTCAAGCTCAACAATCGCCGTCACCACCCGATCCAAGAAATAGCGATCGTGGGTGATCAGCAGCAACGCGCCTTGCAAATTGGCTAAATAA
This genomic interval from Herpetosiphon gulosus contains the following:
- a CDS encoding methyl-accepting chemotaxis protein, encoding MANLGSLFSLDFTNLTDRRRVIMRIVALAALVVPFLVVLVAWIYERNNPQLWNALGVLFVSMGAVWLIALLSLRMIRQGQDQIATYVLIGTISLAALACAVRYGGIDQSLIVSLLLVMLFIVGLVATWREIVAYGVSITLAYGMLLLLKDSLASFQVTTLTAANNAGVYGVGAVLFFVGLATTIVLTTIFSRALGEYSLKSEQWTSDLMRANEQLIEKNIQQIELGTDLSFAATELSAASQQQASGATEQASAVAEVSSTIEELGFTARQIASASDQVSIAAQQTLTSLAMGQQSVDEAIQGMERIKQRVQEVSSRVLSLGERSHHISEIIALIDDVSDETHLLALNAAIEAAGAGEHGRRFAVVAAEVKSLANRTLAASREVKDVIAEIQAATNASVLATEESVKEVEQGVSLAHRAGQEMDSIVVLGEHTAQLAQEISLATAQQQTASEQVVETMREIAEVSRQTAAGSRQTADAASKLTAIANRLHSLVNIEAHTR
- a CDS encoding response regulator transcription factor encodes the protein MPARWRILVVDDDTIIRRTLVSNLLNDGFEVMAAESGQSALTMVESSWPDLAILDLMMPGMTGFELSDRLRRYVEIPVIMLTSISDEATTVRGLEQHADDYMTKPYRYPELRARVNKLLTKSYEGGLHPGELVVIDEDLSVNFGQHILLRKGEAIPLEPIELRVLYLLLQTPTVAVATTTLLRKAWGLGEEGDQSSLWVRIRSLRTKLEDNPSKPIYLKTVRGVGYVFDVQPRRGL
- a CDS encoding response regulator — encoded protein: MGGFDLSAFFGQFREETEENVRALTTGLLALESNPGDREAIDTIFRAAHTIKGSARMLGQVDMGRLAHTMESLLSALRSGMLAMNSSINDVLLSSADVLLVLNSQVNEPPPTDPNVDQLVEQLNALAAGETLPAAPATPKAAPIVAPVAEPEPAPAPVVLEQPKSEPVVAKPKPKKSAAAEAPKPVSSTRSTVRVPISRLDRLLNTAGELVVTRQLHLEHVADLEALDKLLTKSERLSQQLSERLTGQRVTFQQRREASELASQLQNLAQSTRNQLRLLTERWSSHSAASEALVDELEAEVMATRLQPVAGLFAPIPRAVRELARSLGKEVNLITEGETTEADRKVIELMADPLVHLVRNALDHGIENPDDRVKAKKPAEATLRLEARSLGGTIEIIISDDGRGIDPAVIRATAIKRGIIEADAAARLRDEEALELIWQPGFSTSAIITDVSGRGVGMDVVRAAVTEVGGRVDVHSVLGQGTTFTLILPITLLTTRVLLFDVAGTTYALPSTACLGGRRVAGGQIQTVEGRPTVRVDERSVSIVALAPLLEQRGPLPQPSDISNLVILGPANRPLALLVDKLVDEREVVVKSLGALLHEQRLCTGAIALPDGRLVLVLNPLAIAARAREWGKPVALPAPTKLQPAKLLVAEDSFTTRELLRSMLQSAGYVVETAINGQDALDKLNHNSYDLLVSDVEMPLLTGFELTRRVRAHERLRQLPIIIITSLARDSDRREGLLAGAQAYIVKSQFDQSNLLETIHQLLGR
- a CDS encoding response regulator, translated to MLKTVLLVDPDWITRTLMKYHLRRAGYTVYEADSCTLAAQLNEQYQPEFIILDEAISTEHSNTLNCRDHQNYILLTDLPQPRTTGRLSLAKPITGRNLINQLQAYRA
- a CDS encoding chemotaxis protein CheW; this translates as MSQVEDQLAQFVVFILDQERFALPVEQARGIERWRNPTRIPGTATAIMGIINQRGVLLTVVDMRVVLGMKPITPTRRSRFLLVHEQIDCAIAVDQVIDMLMLNVSLAEPTPHRGTVASRGLLPTPFGFATWLDLNALLGSING